One Pararhizobium capsulatum DSM 1112 DNA segment encodes these proteins:
- a CDS encoding SDR family oxidoreductase has product MTDLSGKTVLLTGALGTLGRAQAERLARSGTTLLLLDRPGAESGEAFAAQIATIHGVKAIYVGEDLNKLASAEKRVAELSATTGGIDILINNAALIINKPFEEFSLEEYEDQVRVNSSAAFALTRAVASAMKVKGYGKIVNFCSLTLNGRWDGYVPYVASKGAMLGLTKSLARELGPHGIRVNAVSPGAVVSEAEERVFADRLQQYNDWILENQSLKARIQPEHVANLVHFLVSPVSDMISGQNIAIDGGW; this is encoded by the coding sequence ATGACCGACCTGTCTGGTAAAACTGTTCTGTTGACCGGCGCTTTGGGGACCCTCGGCCGCGCCCAGGCCGAGCGTCTTGCCCGCAGCGGCACAACGCTGCTGCTGCTCGATCGGCCAGGTGCCGAGTCTGGAGAGGCCTTCGCAGCGCAAATTGCCACCATTCATGGCGTCAAGGCAATCTATGTCGGCGAGGACCTGAACAAGCTTGCATCCGCCGAGAAGCGGGTGGCTGAGCTGTCGGCGACCACCGGCGGCATCGATATCCTGATCAACAATGCCGCGCTGATCATCAACAAGCCGTTCGAGGAATTCTCCCTGGAGGAATACGAGGACCAGGTTCGGGTCAATTCTTCCGCAGCCTTCGCGCTGACCCGCGCTGTGGCATCGGCGATGAAAGTGAAGGGCTATGGCAAGATCGTCAACTTCTGCTCGCTGACGCTCAACGGGCGCTGGGACGGTTATGTGCCTTATGTCGCCTCAAAAGGCGCGATGCTCGGTTTGACAAAGTCATTGGCGCGAGAACTCGGACCGCATGGCATCCGCGTCAATGCCGTCTCGCCGGGTGCCGTCGTTTCCGAGGCTGAGGAGCGCGTCTTTGCCGACCGGCTGCAGCAATACAACGATTGGATACTTGAAAACCAATCCTTAAAAGCGCGAATTCAGCCGGAGCATGTCGCCAATCTTGTGCATTTCCTTGTCTCGCCCGTCTCTGACATGATCTCCGGCCAGAATATCGCCATCGACGGCGGTTGGTGA
- a CDS encoding transcriptional regulator has protein sequence MKKIQRSFAVEYKSGRRKPIRNTNSIWGNLDLKSVAQDVQDETTPFPVLKLQDNKSGGELTLPETDPAGSLTRPIGQQTNTSVPRETIMADEFSTTTNSEAPAVVEAPIAAKKQRKPRAKKVAAETVAVEAAAEPVAVSTSAPVKQKRGRKAKAIGTAASSAKPAPVKRAPKTAPAATAAPTAAIDEIADLLQLEEENQRLRKLLSEKLRAENADLRKRLKLD, from the coding sequence GTGAAAAAAATCCAACGCAGTTTTGCAGTCGAGTATAAATCCGGTCGGCGAAAACCCATTCGCAATACAAACTCAATCTGGGGTAACTTGGATCTCAAGTCCGTTGCGCAAGATGTGCAGGACGAGACAACCCCGTTCCCTGTTTTGAAACTGCAAGATAATAAATCCGGCGGCGAATTAACTTTACCTGAAACAGATCCTGCCGGGTCGTTGACACGGCCGATCGGGCAGCAGACAAATACTTCAGTTCCACGGGAGACGATCATGGCCGACGAATTCAGTACGACAACCAACTCTGAGGCTCCGGCCGTTGTCGAAGCACCGATTGCAGCGAAGAAACAGCGCAAACCCCGCGCCAAGAAGGTTGCCGCCGAAACGGTGGCCGTCGAGGCTGCTGCGGAACCAGTAGCTGTATCGACCAGCGCACCAGTCAAGCAGAAGCGGGGACGCAAGGCCAAGGCAATTGGAACTGCTGCAAGCAGTGCCAAGCCTGCGCCGGTCAAACGTGCTCCGAAGACGGCGCCAGCAGCGACTGCGGCCCCAACGGCGGCAATCGATGAAATCGCGGATCTTCTCCAGTTGGAAGAAGAGAACCAGAGACTGCGCAAGCTGCTTTCTGAAAAGCTTCGGGCAGAAAACGCCGATCTGCGCAAGCGGCTCAAGCTCGATTGA
- a CDS encoding sugar ABC transporter substrate-binding protein, which yields MIRKLIAGTALGLTMMASGASAEGLNIAFISHSSASNTFWQSVKKGYDDACEKIGANCQLILTQTEGSVEQAVANLQAAIASKPDAIFVAIVDNKAYDAVIQEAVDAGILVLAVNVDDSEGAKGNARKAFIGQGFTAAGYSLAKAQSENFPKEGPLNLLVGVNAPGQTWSEQRAGGVTKFLEEYKAEHKDREINITRIDAATDLALTADRIGSYLNANPSTTAYFDTGYWHAGVAKVLKDRGIEPGKVLLGGFDLVPEVLQQMQAGYVQVQVDQQPYMQGFMPVMETYLYKTAGLTPSDIDTGQGIVTPKDVPTILDMAKKGLR from the coding sequence ATGATCCGCAAACTGATAGCAGGCACAGCCCTCGGGCTGACAATGATGGCGTCCGGCGCAAGCGCCGAGGGCCTCAACATCGCGTTCATCAGCCATTCGTCGGCCTCGAACACCTTCTGGCAGTCGGTCAAGAAGGGTTATGACGATGCCTGTGAAAAGATTGGTGCCAATTGCCAATTGATTCTTACCCAGACCGAGGGCTCCGTCGAACAGGCAGTCGCCAATCTGCAGGCGGCGATCGCTTCCAAGCCGGATGCAATCTTCGTCGCAATCGTCGACAACAAGGCCTATGACGCTGTCATCCAGGAGGCGGTCGATGCCGGTATTCTGGTGTTGGCGGTCAATGTCGATGACAGCGAAGGCGCCAAGGGCAATGCGCGCAAGGCCTTCATCGGTCAGGGCTTTACCGCCGCGGGCTATTCGCTCGCAAAGGCCCAGTCGGAGAACTTCCCGAAGGAAGGGCCGCTGAACCTGCTCGTCGGCGTCAATGCTCCGGGTCAGACCTGGTCTGAGCAGCGGGCCGGTGGCGTGACGAAATTCCTTGAGGAATACAAGGCCGAACACAAGGATCGGGAAATCAACATCACGCGTATCGATGCAGCGACGGACCTTGCCTTGACGGCGGACCGCATCGGTTCCTATTTGAACGCCAACCCCAGCACTACGGCCTATTTCGATACCGGTTACTGGCATGCCGGTGTTGCCAAGGTGCTGAAGGACCGCGGGATCGAGCCGGGTAAAGTCCTCCTCGGCGGCTTTGACCTGGTGCCGGAAGTGCTCCAGCAGATGCAAGCCGGTTATGTGCAGGTGCAGGTCGACCAACAGCCTTACATGCAAGGGTTCATGCCGGTCATGGAAACCTACCTCTACAAGACCGCCGGCCTGACGCCATCCGACATCGACACCGGGCAGGGCATTGTCACGCCCAAGGACGTGCCGACTATCCTTGACATGGCGAAGAAGGGCCTGCGCTGA
- a CDS encoding mandelate racemase/muconate lactonizing enzyme family protein, which produces MKITAFETVRVHEFPNILWVQIHTDEGLVGLGETFFMAQTVEAYIHEVVAPKLLGRDPLEIDRISKDLTGYLGFRSTGAEMRGNSAVDIGLWDLFGKSTNLPIAQLLGGFSRREIRTYNTCAGNTYMRDAKGQQTANYGIGGPRKDYDDLNGFLERADELAEDLLADGITAMKIWPFDIAAEKSGGQYISGPDLRQALEPFEKIRKRVGDRIDIMVEFHSMWQLTPAIQIARALEPYSTFWHEDPIKMDSLSSLKRYAAASRAPLCASETLATRWAFRDLLETDSAGVVMLDLSWCGGISEAKKIATMAEAWHLPVAPHDCTGPVVLSASTHLSLNVPNALVQESVRAYYKTWYADLTNQLPTVTNGMITVPPGPGHGVDLAPDLDRKFSVSRRVSKPDV; this is translated from the coding sequence ATGAAAATTACGGCATTTGAAACCGTCCGCGTCCACGAATTCCCAAACATCCTCTGGGTCCAGATCCACACTGACGAGGGACTTGTGGGTCTTGGCGAAACATTCTTCATGGCTCAGACGGTCGAGGCCTACATCCACGAGGTTGTTGCCCCGAAACTTCTGGGCCGTGATCCATTGGAGATCGACCGGATTTCCAAGGACCTGACCGGTTATCTCGGCTTCCGCTCGACCGGCGCCGAGATGCGCGGGAATTCGGCCGTTGATATCGGCCTCTGGGATCTGTTCGGCAAGTCCACCAACCTGCCCATCGCCCAGCTGCTCGGTGGTTTTTCGCGCCGCGAGATCCGTACCTACAACACCTGCGCCGGCAACACCTATATGCGCGACGCCAAGGGGCAGCAGACCGCAAATTACGGCATCGGCGGTCCACGAAAGGACTATGACGATCTCAACGGTTTTCTGGAGCGGGCTGACGAGCTTGCCGAGGACCTTCTTGCCGACGGCATCACCGCCATGAAAATCTGGCCGTTCGATATCGCGGCAGAGAAATCCGGCGGGCAGTACATTTCCGGCCCGGATTTGCGCCAGGCGCTCGAACCTTTCGAGAAGATCCGCAAGCGCGTAGGCGATCGCATCGACATCATGGTCGAATTTCATTCCATGTGGCAATTGACGCCGGCCATTCAAATTGCCCGAGCGCTCGAACCCTATTCAACGTTCTGGCACGAGGATCCGATCAAGATGGATTCGCTCTCGAGCCTGAAACGCTATGCCGCTGCCAGCCGGGCGCCGTTGTGCGCGTCGGAGACGCTCGCCACACGCTGGGCCTTCCGTGATCTCCTGGAAACGGATTCCGCCGGTGTCGTCATGCTCGATCTGTCGTGGTGCGGCGGCATATCGGAGGCGAAAAAGATCGCCACGATGGCCGAGGCCTGGCATTTGCCCGTGGCCCCGCATGACTGCACCGGACCCGTGGTGCTTTCCGCCTCGACCCATCTGTCGCTGAACGTGCCCAACGCGCTCGTTCAGGAGAGCGTGCGCGCCTATTACAAGACCTGGTACGCCGATCTCACCAACCAGCTTCCTACCGTGACGAACGGGATGATCACCGTCCCGCCCGGTCCCGGCCATGGTGTTGATCTTGCACCCGATCTCGATCGCAAATTCAGCGTCAGCCGCCGGGTGTCGAAGCCTGACGTTTGA
- a CDS encoding SDR family NAD(P)-dependent oxidoreductase has product MGFSGKSIVVTGGSLGMGRACSARFAEGGGKVLVVSNDAASVAETVAAIGANAWGLVGDVRSAADMERAVSEAVARHGGLDILACCAGIQRYGTVVDTPEDVWDDVFDVNLKGIYLASRFAIPEMKKRGGGAIVAISSVQAFASQAGVAAYTASKGAINALVRAMALDHAADNITVNAVCPASVDTPMLRWAADQWKGDRSQDEMIALWGKGHPLGRVGKASEIADLVAFLASDQARFITGADIKIDGGTMAKLGIVLPE; this is encoded by the coding sequence ATGGGGTTTTCCGGCAAGAGCATCGTCGTCACCGGCGGTAGTCTCGGGATGGGCCGAGCTTGTTCCGCGCGTTTTGCCGAAGGCGGCGGCAAGGTGCTGGTGGTCTCGAATGATGCCGCATCGGTTGCCGAGACCGTAGCCGCAATCGGGGCAAATGCCTGGGGACTTGTGGGTGACGTTCGCTCCGCTGCTGACATGGAACGGGCTGTTTCCGAAGCCGTCGCACGGCATGGAGGCCTCGACATTCTCGCGTGCTGCGCCGGCATCCAGCGTTACGGCACGGTAGTCGATACGCCGGAGGATGTCTGGGATGATGTCTTCGACGTCAATCTCAAGGGCATCTATCTCGCCTCGCGCTTTGCAATACCGGAGATGAAAAAGCGTGGCGGCGGTGCGATCGTCGCTATCTCATCCGTTCAGGCCTTTGCGTCGCAGGCCGGAGTAGCGGCCTACACCGCCAGCAAGGGTGCGATCAATGCGTTGGTTCGCGCCATGGCCCTCGACCATGCCGCCGACAACATTACGGTCAACGCCGTTTGCCCCGCCTCGGTCGATACGCCGATGCTCCGTTGGGCGGCAGACCAGTGGAAGGGCGATCGCAGCCAGGACGAGATGATTGCGCTCTGGGGCAAGGGCCACCCGCTGGGGCGTGTAGGCAAGGCCTCCGAGATTGCAGACCTCGTCGCCTTCCTGGCCAGCGACCAGGCGCGGTTTATCACTGGCGCAGATATCAAGATCGACGGCGGCACGATGGCCAAGCTTGGGATCGTGCTTCCCGAATGA
- a CDS encoding GntR family transcriptional regulator codes for MDNAKPLRVLSATGAVGPQVYRILREQIIQAELLPGERISESEIAKTLSISRQPVREAFIKLSEEGLVQVLPQRGTYVTKISTASVMDVRFVREAIEADIVRHLAADHAAATITELRSQISRQKQVRQNDRAAFLRLDELFHHTLAAAAGKAYAWSVVESVKAQMDRVRFLSVDDMQIGRLIEQHERIVDAIAAGDVAQAEDAVRTHLREILKSLPEIARSRAEFFDAPE; via the coding sequence ATGGACAACGCAAAGCCGCTTCGGGTTCTGTCGGCGACAGGAGCCGTTGGGCCCCAAGTTTATCGCATACTGCGGGAGCAGATCATCCAGGCCGAGCTTTTACCGGGAGAGCGGATTTCCGAATCGGAGATCGCAAAGACCCTGTCGATCAGCCGTCAGCCGGTTCGCGAGGCTTTCATCAAGCTGTCGGAAGAAGGCCTCGTTCAGGTCCTCCCGCAACGCGGCACCTATGTCACCAAGATTTCCACGGCCTCGGTCATGGATGTCCGCTTTGTTCGCGAAGCAATCGAAGCCGACATTGTCCGTCATCTTGCCGCAGATCATGCGGCTGCGACCATCACAGAACTGCGCAGCCAGATCAGCCGGCAAAAACAGGTGCGGCAGAACGATCGTGCCGCGTTTCTGCGCCTCGATGAACTGTTTCATCATACGCTCGCCGCCGCCGCCGGCAAGGCCTATGCCTGGAGCGTCGTCGAAAGCGTCAAGGCGCAGATGGACCGCGTCCGGTTCCTCAGCGTCGATGACATGCAAATCGGCCGTCTGATCGAACAGCACGAGCGGATCGTCGATGCCATCGCAGCCGGCGACGTCGCGCAAGCCGAGGACGCCGTGCGGACACACCTGCGCGAAATCTTGAAATCGCTGCCGGAGATTGCCCGGTCACGGGCCGAATTCTTCGATGCGCCGGAGTGA
- a CDS encoding SMP-30/gluconolactonase/LRE family protein, whose amino-acid sequence MQTSIQFTAQDIVGESIIWAAQEQALYWVDIGGRRIHRLEPESGQHDAWQAPDFPTSIGLRAKGGFILGLSRELCFWRPGGAFEPFVIPEPDLPNNRLNEGCVAPDGSFWVSTMENNLHPDGSPRDMTGKSGAIYRIDVHGTVMQLTPREYGITNTMGWTTDNRFLFADTLENEIYSFAYDPQTKRLSDRRTIVQGFGRGLPDGSCMDADDTLWNCRVVGGASVARFTSQGELLALVELPVSWPTSCTFGGPDLTTLYVTSARFTMTPHHLAAHPVEGSLIAVADAGLGIPEPKFAG is encoded by the coding sequence ATGCAGACGAGTATTCAGTTCACCGCGCAGGATATTGTCGGCGAAAGCATCATCTGGGCAGCGCAGGAGCAGGCGTTGTATTGGGTCGATATCGGTGGAAGGCGCATTCACCGGCTGGAACCGGAAAGCGGTCAGCATGACGCGTGGCAGGCCCCCGATTTTCCGACGTCGATCGGTCTGCGGGCAAAGGGTGGCTTTATTCTCGGCCTCTCCAGGGAGCTCTGCTTCTGGCGTCCGGGCGGCGCGTTCGAGCCCTTCGTCATTCCCGAGCCCGATTTGCCCAATAACAGGCTGAACGAGGGATGTGTTGCCCCTGACGGTTCCTTCTGGGTCTCCACCATGGAGAACAATCTCCATCCCGACGGCTCACCACGCGACATGACCGGCAAGTCCGGCGCCATCTATCGTATCGATGTACACGGCACCGTGATGCAACTCACTCCGCGCGAATACGGGATCACCAACACCATGGGCTGGACGACAGATAACCGCTTCCTCTTCGCCGACACACTGGAGAACGAGATCTATTCCTTTGCCTACGATCCGCAGACAAAGCGCCTGTCCGATCGCCGGACGATCGTCCAAGGGTTCGGACGAGGGCTCCCTGATGGTTCCTGCATGGATGCTGATGATACGCTCTGGAATTGCCGTGTCGTTGGCGGCGCCTCGGTTGCCCGCTTTACATCTCAAGGCGAACTGCTCGCACTTGTCGAGCTTCCCGTTTCCTGGCCGACGAGTTGCACCTTTGGCGGGCCTGATCTGACGACGCTCTACGTGACCTCAGCGCGCTTTACCATGACGCCGCATCATCTGGCCGCCCACCCGGTGGAAGGCAGCCTGATTGCCGTCGCCGACGCCGGCCTCGGTATTCCCGAGCCGAAATTCGCCGGTTGA
- a CDS encoding ATP-binding cassette domain-containing protein, producing the protein MTVPIIECRNLQKWYSGVHALKNINLTINPGESVGLVGDNGAGKSTLIKILSGVHHQDSGDILIEGKKVEIRNPKEAMRHGLETIYQYNSMVPTMSIARNLFIGREPIKWSIGGFGIMDQKRMRDESVQAIADVDLHLRSPDALVGELSGGQRQGVAIARAMHFKSKVLILDEPTNHLSVKETNKVIGFVRGLKAQGLTGIFISHNMQHVFQSCDRIVAMARGEIVFDRPTAATSIDEVHELL; encoded by the coding sequence GTGACAGTCCCGATCATTGAATGCCGCAACCTGCAGAAATGGTACAGCGGTGTCCACGCCCTGAAGAACATCAACCTGACGATCAATCCAGGGGAATCGGTTGGCCTCGTCGGCGACAACGGCGCCGGCAAGTCGACGCTGATCAAGATCCTCTCCGGCGTCCATCATCAGGATTCGGGCGACATCCTCATCGAGGGTAAGAAGGTCGAGATCCGCAACCCGAAAGAGGCGATGCGCCACGGGCTTGAGACCATCTACCAGTACAATTCCATGGTCCCGACCATGTCGATCGCCCGCAATCTTTTTATTGGCCGCGAGCCGATAAAATGGTCTATCGGCGGCTTCGGCATCATGGACCAGAAGCGCATGCGTGATGAAAGCGTCCAGGCCATCGCCGATGTCGATCTGCATCTGCGTTCACCCGACGCCCTGGTCGGCGAGCTTTCCGGCGGACAGCGGCAGGGCGTCGCCATCGCCCGTGCCATGCATTTCAAGTCGAAGGTGCTGATCCTCGACGAACCGACCAATCATCTTTCGGTCAAGGAGACCAACAAGGTGATCGGCTTCGTGCGCGGACTGAAGGCACAGGGTCTCACGGGTATCTTCATCTCCCACAATATGCAGCACGTGTTCCAGTCCTGCGACCGCATCGTTGCCATGGCGCGCGGCGAAATCGTATTCGACCGGCCGACCGCGGCAACGTCGATCGATGAAGTCCACGAACTTCTGTGA
- a CDS encoding FadR/GntR family transcriptional regulator produces MNAVKLYIREHGLQVGDELPSEGAFAEQTGVSRTIVREAYRSLAALTLIDIGNGRRARVAAPKADVLAMITDHAVHTDQATIQQIFDVRRTIERRTVALAALRRTDKEAAEIVGLVDAMQRDFGDPQKVMEHDIAFHEAIGIASRNPMFALLVGSFHLLTRHTWPIGWASRGSNETRQESIDGHMIIAQAIANGDPAKGEQAMVDHFDLTVKALLAAGVY; encoded by the coding sequence ATGAATGCCGTGAAGCTCTATATTCGCGAGCACGGCCTGCAGGTCGGCGATGAACTGCCAAGCGAGGGGGCGTTTGCCGAGCAGACCGGCGTCTCCCGCACCATCGTCCGCGAAGCCTACCGATCGCTGGCGGCGCTGACGCTGATCGATATCGGCAATGGCCGCCGGGCGCGGGTGGCCGCCCCCAAAGCGGATGTGCTGGCGATGATCACAGATCACGCCGTTCACACCGACCAGGCGACGATCCAGCAAATTTTCGACGTTCGCCGCACGATCGAGCGCAGGACCGTGGCGCTTGCAGCGCTGCGTCGCACAGACAAGGAGGCGGCGGAGATCGTCGGCCTTGTCGATGCAATGCAGCGCGACTTTGGCGATCCGCAAAAGGTGATGGAGCATGACATCGCCTTCCACGAGGCAATCGGCATTGCATCGCGTAATCCGATGTTTGCCCTGCTCGTGGGGTCCTTCCACCTCTTGACGCGTCACACCTGGCCGATCGGCTGGGCGAGCCGCGGCAGCAACGAAACGAGGCAGGAAAGTATCGACGGACACATGATCATTGCCCAGGCGATCGCAAACGGTGATCCGGCAAAGGGCGAGCAGGCCATGGTTGACCATTTTGACTTGACGGTGAAGGCGCTTCTGGCGGCCGGGGTGTATTGA
- a CDS encoding WGR domain-containing protein, with translation MGLYPFRLYCQRIDHTRNMARYYSLAIEQTLFGEAVVVRYWGRIGKRGGEKRDVFRTERDAAVHFLTLARTKRVRGYIPIKYGQI, from the coding sequence CTGGGTCTCTACCCGTTTCGTCTTTACTGTCAGCGTATCGACCACACCAGAAACATGGCGCGGTATTATTCACTCGCGATCGAGCAGACACTCTTCGGCGAAGCCGTGGTTGTTCGCTACTGGGGGCGGATCGGAAAGCGGGGTGGTGAGAAGCGTGATGTGTTCCGGACAGAACGAGATGCTGCTGTCCATTTCCTCACACTGGCTCGCACCAAGCGCGTGCGAGGCTATATTCCGATTAAATACGGACAAATCTGA
- a CDS encoding ABC transporter permease, with translation MKRFLKIYLDKPELAGLALLIILMVIFQVKSNSILLSFENVRGIMGLLPEMALVAIGVTILMICGEFDLSVGSVFALMPMTMAVALTSGVPFTAAVLMGLLLCALIGFINGYITLQFTIPSFITTLGMLFIARSLTIVISGGFPPLLPDDLPTWLFTDYIWQGAIVRMSFIWFLAIALLAAGLLSLTNFGNWIRATGGFNEAAASMGIPVKRVKIICFMLCSVLAGFAGLLQVLRLGSPLPSIGEGLELQAVAAAVIGGTSLAGGIGTVFGAVIGTLLIRTIDNGLVLSRVDANWFKFAIGVLTMFAVIANAWMGKMSRKIKVEAHK, from the coding sequence ATGAAGCGGTTTTTGAAAATCTATCTGGATAAGCCGGAACTCGCCGGCCTCGCCCTTTTGATCATCCTGATGGTTATCTTCCAGGTGAAATCGAACAGCATCCTTCTGTCATTCGAGAACGTGCGCGGCATCATGGGCCTGCTGCCCGAAATGGCGCTCGTTGCAATTGGCGTTACCATCCTGATGATTTGCGGCGAGTTCGATCTTTCGGTCGGCTCGGTCTTCGCGCTGATGCCGATGACGATGGCGGTTGCCCTCACGTCCGGTGTACCGTTTACCGCGGCGGTGCTCATGGGTTTGCTACTGTGCGCCCTGATCGGCTTTATCAACGGCTACATCACCCTGCAGTTCACCATTCCGAGTTTTATCACAACGCTCGGCATGCTCTTCATTGCCCGCTCGCTGACCATCGTCATTTCCGGCGGATTCCCGCCCTTGCTTCCCGATGATCTGCCGACCTGGCTGTTCACCGACTATATTTGGCAGGGTGCCATCGTCCGAATGTCCTTCATCTGGTTCCTGGCAATCGCGTTGCTTGCCGCCGGCCTGCTGTCGCTGACGAATTTCGGCAACTGGATCCGCGCCACCGGCGGTTTCAACGAAGCGGCCGCGTCGATGGGTATCCCAGTCAAACGCGTCAAGATCATCTGCTTCATGCTGTGCTCGGTTCTCGCAGGGTTTGCCGGCCTGTTGCAGGTGCTACGTCTCGGTTCGCCGCTTCCGTCAATAGGGGAGGGGCTGGAGCTTCAGGCCGTTGCCGCAGCGGTCATCGGCGGTACGTCGCTTGCGGGCGGTATAGGTACCGTGTTTGGCGCGGTCATCGGCACCCTCTTGATCCGCACCATCGACAACGGCCTTGTTCTGTCCCGCGTCGATGCCAACTGGTTCAAGTTCGCAATCGGCGTGCTCACCATGTTCGCCGTCATTGCCAATGCCTGGATGGGCAAGATGTCCCGCAAGATCAAGGTGGAGGCGCACAAGTGA
- a CDS encoding aldose 1-epimerase has product MTSINLSNGSARITVRPDLGAGLSCYDVFAGNAWQPIFRTADPATQHPFHLSNILLIPFSGRVSGGGFMFDGTFHPIDRNMESEKYPIHGNGFSSVWIVDEQADNHVILSLSAKGPGPFCYDASMTYRLDGMALIMELTITSRASIRLPFGAGFHPWFVRDRETFLTASADGVWLERADHLPEMFDAVSNHADMDFKTRLRLPERWINNWFTGWNGKAQIDWPARGIAAEIEAGEGLNQYVVFSPSAEADFVCFEPVSHPVDAFNLPGGGQAHGMIVLEPSEILTVSNATRPFYLSRELHAPIEPRAHLAKRRKDRVPLESAPRA; this is encoded by the coding sequence ATGACATCCATCAACCTCTCTAACGGTAGCGCCCGGATCACTGTCCGCCCCGACCTCGGCGCCGGTCTCAGTTGTTATGACGTGTTTGCCGGCAATGCGTGGCAACCGATCTTCCGCACTGCCGACCCGGCAACCCAGCATCCATTTCATCTGTCCAACATTCTACTGATCCCTTTTTCCGGGCGTGTTTCTGGCGGCGGCTTTATGTTCGACGGAACATTCCACCCGATAGACCGCAACATGGAATCGGAGAAATATCCAATCCACGGCAACGGTTTTTCCTCGGTCTGGATCGTGGATGAACAGGCTGACAACCATGTTATTTTGTCGCTTTCGGCAAAGGGGCCCGGCCCGTTTTGCTATGATGCATCGATGACTTACCGGTTGGACGGTATGGCACTCATCATGGAGTTGACCATCACCAGCCGCGCCAGCATCCGTCTGCCTTTTGGCGCTGGTTTTCATCCTTGGTTCGTGCGTGACCGCGAAACCTTCCTGACGGCTTCGGCTGACGGCGTCTGGCTGGAACGGGCCGATCACCTGCCGGAAATGTTCGACGCGGTTTCGAACCACGCAGATATGGATTTTAAAACGCGCCTCCGTCTGCCAGAGCGCTGGATCAACAACTGGTTCACCGGCTGGAATGGAAAAGCCCAGATCGACTGGCCTGCGCGTGGCATTGCCGCCGAAATTGAGGCCGGCGAAGGCCTCAACCAATATGTCGTGTTTTCTCCGTCCGCTGAGGCCGACTTTGTCTGTTTTGAACCAGTCTCTCATCCGGTGGATGCGTTTAATTTGCCTGGAGGCGGGCAAGCACATGGCATGATCGTACTCGAGCCTTCCGAGATCCTGACTGTGTCAAATGCGACAAGGCCTTTTTACCTTTCACGAGAATTGCACGCACCCATTGAGCCCAGAGCACACTTGGCGAAACGCAGAAAGGATCGCGTGCCCCTTGAGAGTGCGCCGCGGGCGTAA